The Actinomadura sp. WMMB 499 genome includes a window with the following:
- the rapZ gene encoding RNase adapter RapZ, whose protein sequence is MSGAGRSTAAKSLEDLDWFVVDNLPPGLLATMADLGGRVKDAVPRIAVVVDVRSRAFTEDLHSSIAELEARGVHPRVVFLEAGDADLVRRFESVRRPHPLQGDGRLVDGIARERELVREVRAEADLVIDTSGLNVHELRAKIIGYFGTDTGESRLRATVVSFGYKYGLPVDADLVVDCRFLPNPHWVPELRPKTGRDVAVRDYVLGQRGAKEFLEAYTDVLRLLADGYEREGKHYVTLAVGCTGGKHRSVAMAEQIAARLRDEGLDVQVAHRDLGRE, encoded by the coding sequence ATGTCCGGGGCGGGCCGCAGCACCGCGGCCAAGTCGCTGGAGGACCTCGACTGGTTCGTGGTCGACAACCTCCCGCCGGGGCTGCTGGCCACCATGGCCGACCTCGGCGGCCGGGTGAAGGACGCGGTGCCGCGCATCGCGGTGGTGGTGGACGTGCGCAGCCGCGCGTTCACCGAGGACCTGCACTCCTCGATCGCCGAGCTGGAGGCGCGCGGCGTCCACCCGCGCGTGGTGTTCCTCGAGGCGGGCGACGCCGACCTGGTGCGGCGGTTCGAGAGCGTGCGCCGCCCGCACCCGCTGCAGGGCGACGGCCGGCTGGTCGACGGCATCGCGCGGGAGCGGGAGCTGGTCCGCGAGGTGCGCGCGGAGGCCGACCTGGTGATCGACACCAGCGGGCTGAACGTGCACGAGCTGCGCGCGAAGATCATCGGCTACTTCGGCACCGACACCGGCGAGTCGCGCCTGCGCGCCACCGTGGTGTCGTTCGGGTACAAGTACGGGCTGCCGGTGGACGCCGACCTGGTCGTCGACTGCCGGTTCCTGCCGAACCCGCACTGGGTGCCCGAGCTGCGGCCCAAGACGGGGCGGGACGTCGCCGTCCGCGACTACGTGCTCGGCCAGCGCGGGGCCAAGGAGTTCCTGGAGGCCTACACCGACGTCCTGCGGCTGCTCGCCGACGGGTACGAGCGCGAGGGCAAGCACTACGTGACGCTCGCCGTGGGATGTACCGGCGGCAAACACCGTAGTGTGGCCATGGCGGAACAGATCGCCGCCCGGCTGCGGGACGAGGGCCTCGACGTGCAGGTCGCCCATCGTGATCTCGGCCGTGAGTGA